One genomic window of Candidatus Beckwithbacteria bacterium includes the following:
- the purB gene encoding adenylosuccinate lyase, with the protein MIADNLQAISPLDGRYQSKTSQLSKYFSESALITYRIKIELAYLKLLSKYQVIRPLTSSEQSLLDTLSQPNITYCRQVKKLEEETHHDVKAVEYFLQKKLQKSSLSDIISFLHFGITSDDVNNLAYRSMTKDSLKQVLIPQLLQVLENLNTLALRYVQIPMLARTHGQPAIPTTFGKELILFALRLQPLLTKLTRFKFVGKLNGAIGAYHALAFTYPKINWPQFSQDFCKELDFDCNELTSQINFPDDFLELFSLFERINGVLLDLNQDLWRYISDDWLMQKGKEKYVGSSTMPQKVNPIEFENSEGNLVLANGFFETFIRKLPISRLQRDLSESTVWRNVGSAFSYCLLAYQSLQKGLDSISVNESIMQQALNQNWNILAEAWQTLARTTGDSKAYERVAGIAKQKKITAKDWQQLTKDCDPKLAKLKPETYLGLSVLLTRKKSKQVSIFINNMKKRGNYV; encoded by the coding sequence ATGATAGCCGATAATTTACAAGCTATATCTCCACTTGACGGCCGGTACCAAAGCAAAACTTCCCAGCTTTCAAAGTATTTTAGTGAATCAGCTCTAATTACCTACCGCATTAAAATAGAGCTTGCTTATTTGAAATTATTATCAAAATACCAAGTCATTAGACCTTTAACTTCTTCAGAACAGTCCTTATTAGATACTCTAAGTCAGCCCAATATTACTTATTGTCGGCAGGTTAAAAAGCTTGAGGAAGAAACTCATCATGATGTTAAAGCCGTTGAATATTTTTTACAAAAAAAATTACAAAAATCTTCATTGTCAGATATTATTTCTTTTTTGCATTTTGGCATCACTTCCGATGATGTCAATAATTTGGCTTATAGGTCAATGACCAAAGATAGCTTAAAGCAGGTTTTAATTCCTCAATTGCTCCAAGTTTTAGAAAACTTAAATACTTTGGCTTTGCGATATGTTCAAATTCCAATGCTAGCTCGCACTCATGGTCAGCCAGCTATACCAACTACCTTTGGCAAAGAATTGATACTTTTTGCCCTAAGGCTTCAACCTTTACTTACCAAACTCACTCGGTTTAAATTTGTTGGCAAACTAAATGGAGCCATTGGCGCCTATCATGCCTTAGCTTTTACCTATCCCAAAATCAATTGGCCTCAATTTTCTCAAGACTTTTGCAAGGAGTTAGACTTTGACTGTAATGAGCTAACTAGTCAGATCAATTTTCCTGATGATTTTTTAGAACTATTTAGTTTGTTCGAGCGTATTAATGGAGTCTTGCTTGACCTAAATCAGGACCTGTGGCGCTATATCAGTGATGACTGGCTTATGCAAAAAGGTAAAGAAAAATATGTTGGTTCCTCAACTATGCCTCAAAAAGTCAACCCAATTGAATTTGAAAATAGTGAAGGTAATTTAGTATTAGCTAATGGCTTTTTTGAAACCTTTATTCGTAAATTGCCCATTAGCCGTTTACAACGGGATTTATCTGAAAGCACTGTTTGGCGAAATGTTGGTTCAGCTTTTAGCTACTGCTTACTGGCTTACCAAAGTCTGCAAAAAGGCCTAGATTCGATTAGTGTTAATGAAAGTATTATGCAGCAAGCCCTCAATCAAAACTGGAATATCTTAGCTGAAGCTTGGCAGACTCTAGCTCGTACTACTGGTGATAGCAAAGCCTATGAAAGAGTAGCAGGGATTGCAAAACAGAAAAAAATAACTGCTAAAGATTGGCAACAACTAACCAAAGATTGTGATCCTAAACTAGCTAAATTAAAACCCGAAACTTACTTGGGTTTGTCAGTTTTACTAACTAGAAAGAAATCAAAACAGGTATCAATTTTTATAAATAACATGAAAAAGAGAGGCAACTATGTCTGA
- the msrA gene encoding peptide-methionine (S)-S-oxide reductase MsrA yields MAKTELAVFGAGCFWCSEATFKMVPGIIKVTPGYAGGNIAEPSYDLVSTGTTGHTEVVELEYDPTKISYQQLLDIFWKIHDPTTFNRQGNDIGPQYRSIILWTNQRQKELAEAAKKEQASHFTMPIVTEIKPLEIFYGAEAEHHNYFEKHPDQAYCKAVIVPKIVKLQKFLDQ; encoded by the coding sequence ATGGCAAAAACTGAGCTAGCTGTTTTCGGCGCTGGCTGCTTCTGGTGCAGTGAGGCAACTTTTAAAATGGTTCCTGGCATTATCAAAGTCACTCCCGGTTATGCCGGCGGCAACATTGCTGAACCCAGTTATGATCTGGTTAGTACCGGCACTACCGGCCATACCGAGGTGGTGGAACTGGAATATGATCCTACAAAAATCAGCTACCAGCAGCTTTTGGATATTTTCTGGAAAATTCATGACCCAACCACATTTAACCGCCAAGGTAATGATATCGGTCCCCAATACCGTTCTATTATTTTATGGACTAATCAAAGGCAAAAAGAGTTAGCTGAGGCTGCCAAAAAAGAGCAGGCATCCCACTTTACCATGCCTATTGTGACTGAAATCAAACCTTTAGAAATATTTTACGGAGCTGAGGCAGAACATCACAACTACTTTGAAAAGCATCCTGATCAAGCTTATTGCAAAGCGGTGATTGTTCCCAAAATTGTAAAGTTGCAAAAATTTTTAGATCAATAA
- a CDS encoding methionine-R-sulfoxide reductase, with product MNFKQLTPEEKQVIENKETEVPFTGIYDDFWKEGAYVCKRCQTPLYRSKDKFDAQCGWPSFDQEIPGAVKQVPDFDGVRTEIVCANCGAHLGHVFTGEGLTSKNTRHCVNSISLEFQPKGDK from the coding sequence ATGAATTTTAAACAGCTCACACCAGAAGAAAAGCAAGTTATTGAAAATAAAGAAACTGAAGTACCGTTTACCGGCATATATGATGATTTTTGGAAAGAAGGGGCCTATGTCTGTAAACGTTGCCAAACACCCTTGTACCGCTCCAAAGATAAGTTTGATGCTCAATGCGGCTGGCCCAGCTTTGACCAGGAAATTCCCGGAGCAGTTAAGCAGGTTCCGGATTTTGATGGAGTTAGAACCGAAATAGTTTGTGCCAACTGTGGAGCTCATTTAGGCCATGTTTTTACCGGTGAAGGATTAACTTCCAAAAACACCAGACACTGTGTCAATTCAATCTCATTAGAATTTCAACCAAAAGGAGATAAGTAA
- a CDS encoding acyltransferase family protein — MEKRTLSYDILRIIAILGVIISHSDEITTSVTNYVGGATWWMVVFIDTLFRISVPFFVLLSGALAFPKVVNSSYAQVWQRILHRLLIPFVFWTAFYGWWQWRWKGIAFTFASFIDNLFFSPSGFLYFIVLVIGLYAISPCLKPFLTFSNKQKTRLVFCLFLAASLYSTLLYFLLDKSEPGFSLLLFLPYTNYYLFGYISQNIKLKTKTAWGLLGIALVIVLLNSIFFYITLKHFNSGQTIFWAKTSGYYFWNTFSLPIIATTILFWLGLKQLLENLVIKVFIKNILAEISKASYGMYLIHGAVITLVDHYGHMAIHLIKQALYFAYFKKILMVFILSYILAAILKRLPVARLIVGEK, encoded by the coding sequence ATGGAAAAAAGAACCTTAAGTTATGACATTTTAAGAATTATTGCCATTTTAGGAGTGATAATTTCTCATAGCGATGAAATTACCACTTCAGTTACCAATTATGTAGGAGGAGCTACTTGGTGGATGGTAGTTTTTATTGATACTCTTTTTAGAATCTCGGTTCCATTCTTCGTACTACTTAGTGGGGCTTTGGCATTTCCAAAAGTTGTGAATTCTTCTTATGCCCAAGTTTGGCAACGAATTTTGCATCGTTTACTTATACCTTTTGTTTTTTGGACAGCATTTTATGGGTGGTGGCAATGGCGATGGAAAGGAATTGCTTTTACTTTTGCTAGTTTTATAGATAATTTATTTTTTAGTCCCTCAGGCTTTTTATATTTCATTGTTTTAGTTATTGGTTTATATGCAATTAGTCCTTGCTTAAAACCGTTTTTAACATTTTCAAATAAACAAAAAACACGATTGGTATTTTGTTTATTTTTAGCTGCATCTCTTTACTCTACTCTGTTATATTTTTTGCTTGATAAAAGCGAACCAGGTTTTTCGTTATTATTATTTTTGCCTTATACAAACTATTATCTTTTTGGTTACATATCACAAAATATTAAGCTGAAGACTAAAACAGCCTGGGGATTATTAGGAATTGCTTTAGTAATAGTTTTACTAAATAGTATTTTCTTTTACATAACTCTTAAACACTTTAATTCTGGCCAAACTATTTTTTGGGCAAAAACAAGTGGTTATTATTTCTGGAATACATTTTCATTACCAATTATCGCAACTACAATTTTGTTTTGGCTCGGGTTAAAACAACTACTGGAAAACCTGGTGATAAAAGTTTTTATAAAAAATATTCTTGCTGAAATTTCTAAAGCATCGTACGGAATGTATTTAATTCATGGAGCTGTCATTACCTTGGTTGATCATTATGGTCATATGGCAATTCATTTAATTAAACAAGCTCTTTATTTTGCTTATTTTAAAAAGATTTTAATGGTTTTTATACTTTCGTATATATTAGCAGCAATTCTCAAGCGGCTCCCAGTTGCTAGGCTAATAGTAGGGGAAAAATAA
- a CDS encoding MFS transporter — MKAHKNIILLSIFNFLLGFYLYGAIIVIYFSQLTGSYALAMGLFSITMIGAAALEIPTGIYSDLIGRRKTVILGSFAILLSSIFYAWGFSYAVLIIGALFEALSRAFFSGNNDALLYDSLAASGKEKDYDEYLGKVSSTEQAALAVSAVLGGIIAAISMKLVVWLAVIPNIFLVVIAFQLVDIRRYKIESGNIFNHLKEALLVFKKSYKLRLLSLASIIEFAFGETGFTFNPVFINSLWPLWAVGISRALSFAGGSISFFFAGKIIKKFKALPTLFANSLISRIITSLAILIANVFSPALMSMTSLLYGSSEVASNTLLQKEFTDKQRATLSSINSLLGSLAFGIISVLVGLIADKLNPRSTLLILQIFLLIPMFIYWRIFKHDKKDIH, encoded by the coding sequence ATGAAAGCTCACAAAAATATCATTCTACTTTCAATTTTTAATTTTCTACTGGGTTTTTATTTATATGGGGCAATCATTGTGATTTATTTTAGTCAGCTAACAGGTTCGTACGCTTTAGCGATGGGTTTATTTTCTATTACCATGATTGGTGCGGCTGCTTTAGAAATTCCAACTGGTATATATTCTGATTTAATTGGCCGGCGCAAAACCGTTATTTTGGGAAGCTTTGCAATTTTACTTTCTTCAATTTTTTATGCTTGGGGATTTTCTTATGCTGTATTGATAATCGGCGCTTTGTTTGAAGCTCTTTCACGAGCTTTTTTCAGTGGCAATAATGATGCCCTGCTTTATGATAGTTTGGCAGCTAGTGGCAAGGAAAAAGATTATGATGAGTATCTGGGTAAAGTCAGCTCTACAGAACAAGCCGCTTTGGCAGTTAGTGCTGTGCTTGGTGGGATTATCGCTGCTATTTCTATGAAATTGGTTGTTTGGCTAGCTGTGATACCTAATATATTTTTAGTCGTTATTGCTTTTCAGCTAGTTGACATCAGACGGTACAAAATTGAATCTGGGAATATATTTAATCATCTCAAAGAAGCTTTGCTAGTTTTTAAAAAAAGTTATAAGCTGCGGCTTTTAAGCTTAGCTTCAATAATAGAATTTGCTTTTGGAGAAACAGGCTTCACCTTTAATCCAGTTTTTATAAACTCTCTCTGGCCATTGTGGGCTGTAGGAATATCAAGGGCTTTAAGTTTTGCAGGCGGATCAATCAGCTTCTTTTTTGCCGGTAAAATCATTAAAAAATTTAAAGCCTTACCAACTTTATTTGCCAACTCTTTAATTAGTAGAATTATCACCTCGTTAGCAATTTTAATTGCCAATGTTTTTTCACCAGCTTTAATGTCTATGACTTCCTTACTTTATGGTTCGAGCGAAGTAGCCAGTAATACTCTATTACAAAAAGAATTTACAGACAAACAACGAGCGACGCTTTCTTCCATTAACTCTTTATTAGGATCACTAGCTTTTGGAATCATTTCAGTTTTAGTCGGATTGATAGCAGATAAGCTAAATCCTAGAAGTACACTATTAATATTACAAATATTTTTACTGATTCCAATGTTTATTTATTGGCGGATTTTTAAGCATGATAAAAAAGATATACATTAA
- a CDS encoding MFS transporter — MGIWVFYYLRFTDYAGIGLIETVLILTMTIAEIPTGAIADLLGKKITLTVAFLLMAFGNIFMGLTPNFPILVISVFIAGLGGTFESGTSEALIYDSLLETKEEHTFDKVIANIKSIHLLAPAVTGIIGGFLYALNFRLPMLASGFTYGIAFIITFFLHEPSIDSEKFSWRNYILQTKQGIKQLSQTIETKKITIFLLSVGLIVVITSEMLNDFLAVEFSFTPQELAIFWSICYLVSAVMSQLTPKFIKQFGLKKTVFGLGIIIAVSLIVSPIAGLILGGFTLFVRNGFGAIFENASSITINRFTLSKYRATTISTFNMFKNIPYVLTAYLFGSLANIYSAKTSALFLGILLLTFILLQINSIKRLRKPS; from the coding sequence TTGGGAATTTGGGTTTTTTACTACTTACGATTTACCGATTATGCAGGCATTGGCTTAATTGAGACAGTTCTGATTCTAACGATGACAATAGCAGAAATTCCTACTGGAGCTATTGCAGACTTGTTGGGCAAAAAAATAACTTTAACTGTAGCATTTTTGCTCATGGCTTTTGGTAATATTTTTATGGGTTTGACTCCTAATTTCCCAATATTAGTAATCAGCGTTTTTATAGCCGGACTTGGTGGTACTTTTGAATCAGGCACCTCAGAAGCCTTGATTTATGATTCTTTACTAGAAACAAAAGAAGAACATACATTTGATAAAGTGATTGCTAATATTAAGTCTATTCACCTGCTGGCTCCAGCTGTGACTGGAATTATTGGAGGCTTTTTATACGCACTTAATTTCAGACTGCCAATGTTAGCTTCTGGCTTTACTTATGGAATTGCTTTTATTATAACTTTCTTTTTACACGAACCCAGTATTGATTCTGAAAAATTTTCTTGGAGAAATTATATATTACAAACAAAACAAGGCATAAAACAGCTAAGTCAAACTATTGAAACCAAAAAAATCACTATCTTTTTGCTCTCAGTTGGTTTAATTGTGGTGATTACCAGTGAAATGCTTAATGATTTTTTAGCAGTAGAATTTAGTTTTACTCCTCAAGAGCTAGCCATTTTTTGGTCTATTTGTTATTTAGTTTCGGCTGTTATGTCACAACTGACACCAAAATTTATAAAACAATTTGGACTTAAAAAAACTGTTTTTGGGTTGGGTATTATTATTGCAGTTAGCCTTATCGTTTCTCCTATAGCCGGACTCATTTTAGGAGGATTTACTTTGTTTGTTCGAAATGGCTTTGGAGCCATATTTGAAAATGCAAGTTCAATAACTATAAACAGATTTACCTTGTCAAAATATCGGGCCACAACTATTTCCACTTTTAATATGTTTAAAAATATTCCGTATGTTTTAACAGCATATCTCTTTGGTAGTTTAGCTAATATTTATTCGGCAAAAACCAGTGCTCTTTTTTTAGGGATTTTATTGCTGACCTTCATTCTATTGCAGATAAATAGCATAAAAAGATTGCGAAAACCAAGCTGA